A single genomic interval of Methylobacterium bullatum harbors:
- the norG_2 gene encoding HTH-type transcriptional regulator NorG, with protein MAGSARATLTLVDTVSSAITERIAGRQLMPGARLPSVRAFAESMGVSKSTVVEAYERLGAEGAIVARRGSGFYVAGKTRPLCLKEIGPQLDRAVDPLWITRQSMQAGPELLKPGSGWLPSSWMPEEAIRRALRHIARDADSNVICYDKPLGFPPLRSQIARRLAEKGIEAEADQIVLTDSATQAVDLLCRFLLDPGDAVLVDDPCYFNYHALLRANRAKVVGVPFTPAGPDVAELERLIVEHRPRFYLTNSALQNPTGATLAPAVAHRVLKLAEAHDMLIVEDDIFGDLEADPAPRLAGFDGLDRVIAVGSFSKTLSASIRCGYIALRPDWVEGLIDLKLALSLGNGHLSAALMHRLITDGAYRRHLAEIREKLARAIGETARRLERCGLTLWTEPRGGLFLWARLPDGLDSADVARHALARDVVLAPGAAFSAGTGGREFLRFNVAHCADPRTFSVLEDAMAAV; from the coding sequence ATGGCGGGATCGGCGCGGGCGACGCTCACCCTGGTGGACACGGTCTCCTCCGCGATCACGGAGCGGATCGCCGGGCGCCAGCTCATGCCCGGTGCGCGGCTGCCCTCGGTGCGGGCTTTTGCCGAATCCATGGGCGTGTCGAAATCCACCGTGGTGGAGGCCTACGAACGCCTCGGCGCGGAAGGCGCCATCGTCGCGCGCCGGGGCTCGGGCTTCTATGTGGCGGGCAAGACCCGCCCGCTCTGCCTGAAGGAGATCGGGCCGCAGCTCGACCGGGCCGTGGATCCGCTCTGGATCACCCGGCAATCGATGCAGGCCGGGCCGGAGCTGCTGAAGCCCGGTTCCGGCTGGCTGCCGTCGTCATGGATGCCCGAGGAGGCGATCCGGCGCGCCCTGCGCCACATCGCCCGCGACGCCGATTCGAACGTGATCTGCTACGACAAGCCCCTGGGCTTTCCGCCGTTGCGGAGCCAGATCGCCCGGCGTCTCGCCGAGAAGGGGATCGAGGCGGAGGCCGACCAGATCGTCCTGACGGACTCGGCGACCCAGGCCGTGGACCTGCTGTGCCGGTTCCTCCTCGACCCCGGCGACGCCGTGCTGGTCGATGACCCCTGCTACTTCAACTACCATGCGTTGCTGCGGGCGAACCGCGCGAAGGTGGTGGGCGTGCCCTTCACCCCCGCCGGGCCGGACGTCGCCGAGCTCGAACGGCTGATCGTCGAGCACCGGCCCCGGTTCTACCTGACCAATTCCGCGCTCCAGAACCCCACCGGCGCCACCCTGGCCCCCGCCGTGGCCCACCGCGTCCTCAAGCTCGCCGAGGCGCACGACATGCTGATCGTCGAGGACGACATCTTCGGCGACCTCGAAGCCGACCCGGCCCCGCGCCTGGCGGGGTTCGACGGGCTCGACCGGGTGATCGCGGTGGGGAGCTTCTCCAAGACCCTCTCGGCCTCGATCCGCTGTGGCTACATCGCCCTGCGGCCCGACTGGGTGGAGGGGCTGATCGACCTCAAGCTCGCTCTCAGCCTCGGCAACGGCCATCTCTCCGCCGCTCTGATGCACCGCCTCATCACCGACGGGGCCTATCGCCGCCACCTCGCCGAGATCCGCGAGAAGCTCGCCCGCGCCATAGGCGAGACGGCGCGCCGGCTGGAGCGCTGCGGTCTCACGCTATGGACCGAGCCGCGCGGGGGCCTGTTCCTGTGGGCGCGCCTGCCGGACGGGCTCGATTCCGCCGATGTCGCGCGCCACGCCCTCGCCAGGGACGTGGTGCTGGCCCCTGGCGCCGCCTTCAGCGCCGGGACGGGCGGCCGCGAGTTCCTGCGCTTCAACGTGGCCCATTGCGCGGATCCGAGGACGTTTTCGGTGTTGGAAGACGCCATGGCGGCGGTTTGA
- the mcd_1 gene encoding (2S)-methylsuccinyl-CoA dehydrogenase: MSKPELKQPRPPELFSPWRTEARARLQQEARDFARDVVLPLADELDRQKAEMPRSLIDQMAAKGWFGITIPAEHGGLGLGVFEYCLVSEELARAWLSVGSILARGQGLGTQTLDEERRRALLRKSARGEWIGGIALSEPTAGSDLAGVRTRAVRDGDEWVLTGTKRWAGFALAADFIEVLARTREPEPGEPRSAGLEPFLVVKKPGTFPEGMTGHVIDKIGYHGFLTFELELDGVRVPEGDRLTGLYGDGGADADSGGFASVQRGLNIARVHTAARAVGVARAAVEDCQLYLQEREQFGHPIGEFQALRFALADMSAEVDQARAYWQQVAHLLDAGKAAESESAKVKLLATEMAVRVTNQAMQLHGGNGYTTERRVERYWRDARLTTIFEGTSEIQRRIISDRMLGRG; this comes from the coding sequence ATGTCGAAGCCGGAGTTGAAGCAGCCGCGTCCGCCCGAACTGTTCTCGCCCTGGCGCACGGAGGCGCGCGCCCGGCTCCAGCAGGAGGCCCGCGACTTCGCCCGCGACGTGGTGCTGCCGCTTGCCGACGAACTCGACCGGCAGAAGGCCGAGATGCCGCGCTCGCTTATCGACCAGATGGCGGCCAAGGGCTGGTTCGGCATCACAATCCCGGCCGAGCATGGCGGGCTCGGCCTCGGCGTGTTCGAATATTGCCTCGTCTCCGAGGAGCTCGCCCGCGCCTGGCTCTCCGTCGGCAGCATCCTGGCGCGGGGGCAGGGGCTCGGCACCCAGACCCTCGACGAGGAGCGCCGCCGCGCTCTCCTGCGCAAGTCCGCTCGCGGCGAGTGGATCGGCGGCATCGCCCTGTCGGAGCCCACCGCCGGCTCCGACCTCGCCGGCGTCCGGACCCGGGCGGTGCGCGACGGGGACGAATGGGTTCTCACCGGGACCAAGCGCTGGGCCGGATTCGCGCTGGCCGCCGACTTCATCGAAGTCCTGGCCCGCACCCGCGAGCCCGAGCCGGGCGAGCCGCGCTCGGCCGGGCTGGAGCCGTTCCTCGTGGTCAAGAAGCCCGGCACCTTCCCCGAGGGGATGACGGGCCATGTCATCGACAAGATCGGCTATCACGGCTTCCTCACCTTCGAACTCGAGCTCGACGGCGTGCGCGTGCCCGAGGGCGACCGCCTCACCGGCCTCTACGGCGATGGCGGCGCGGATGCGGATTCCGGCGGCTTCGCCTCGGTGCAGCGCGGCCTCAACATCGCCCGCGTCCACACCGCCGCCCGCGCCGTTGGCGTCGCCCGCGCGGCGGTGGAGGATTGCCAGCTCTACCTGCAGGAGCGCGAACAGTTCGGCCACCCGATCGGCGAGTTCCAGGCCCTGCGCTTCGCGCTGGCCGACATGTCGGCGGAGGTCGATCAGGCCCGCGCCTACTGGCAGCAGGTGGCCCACCTCCTCGACGCGGGCAAGGCGGCCGAGAGCGAATCCGCCAAGGTGAAGCTGCTGGCCACCGAGATGGCGGTGCGCGTCACCAACCAGGCGATGCAGCTTCATGGCGGCAACGGCTACACCACCGAACGCCGCGTGGAACGCTACTGGCGCGACGCGCGGCTCACGACGATCTTCGAGGGGACGAGCGAGATCCAGCGGCGGATCATCAGCGACCGGATGTTGGGGCGGGGGTGA
- the thrB gene encoding Homoserine kinase gives MSALQRQRSPVAVYTEVSDEALTAFLAQYDIGTLLSYKGIAEGVENTNFYLHTTAGSYILTLYEKRVNAGDLPFFLNLMQHLAARGLACPQPIAKRDGVALGELCGRPAVIVTFLDGVSVKRPTVDHCRALGVALAGLHRAGSDFGMTRANNLSVESWEPLFEAAGPAADSVSEGLTERVRGDLAVLQAGWPRGLPSGVIHADLFTDNVFFIGDDLSGLIDFYFACTDAFAYDLAICLNAWCFEPDGTFFPDKGEAMIAGYQSVRRLQNDEVAALPILCRGAALRFMLTRLVDWLNVPPGALVQPKDPLEYDRRLVFHRAAAHARDYGWRE, from the coding sequence ATGTCAGCCCTCCAACGTCAGCGAAGCCCCGTGGCCGTCTATACCGAGGTCTCCGACGAGGCGCTGACCGCCTTCCTCGCCCAATACGACATCGGCACGCTGCTCTCCTACAAGGGCATCGCCGAGGGCGTCGAGAACACCAACTTCTATCTGCACACCACCGCCGGCTCCTACATCCTCACCCTCTACGAGAAGCGGGTGAATGCCGGCGACCTGCCGTTCTTCCTCAACCTGATGCAGCATCTGGCGGCCCGCGGCCTGGCCTGCCCGCAGCCCATTGCGAAGCGCGACGGAGTGGCGCTCGGCGAACTCTGCGGCCGGCCGGCGGTGATCGTTACGTTCCTCGACGGCGTCTCGGTCAAGCGCCCGACTGTAGACCATTGCCGTGCCCTGGGCGTCGCTCTCGCCGGGCTGCACCGGGCGGGCAGTGATTTCGGCATGACCAGGGCCAACAACCTTTCGGTGGAATCCTGGGAGCCGCTGTTCGAGGCCGCGGGCCCCGCCGCCGACAGCGTGTCCGAGGGGCTGACCGAGCGTGTGCGCGGCGATCTCGCGGTGCTCCAGGCCGGCTGGCCGCGCGGCCTGCCCTCCGGCGTGATCCATGCCGACCTCTTCACCGACAACGTGTTCTTTATCGGCGACGACCTGTCGGGCCTGATCGACTTCTATTTCGCTTGCACCGACGCCTTCGCCTACGATCTCGCCATCTGCCTCAACGCTTGGTGCTTCGAGCCCGACGGCACGTTCTTCCCAGACAAGGGCGAGGCGATGATCGCCGGCTACCAATCCGTCCGGCGCCTGCAGAACGACGAGGTCGCGGCGCTGCCGATCCTGTGTCGGGGTGCCGCCCTGCGCTTCATGCTGACGCGCCTCGTCGACTGGCTGAACGTGCCGCCCGGCGCCCTGGTGCAGCCGAAGGACCCGCTGGAATACGACCGCCGGCTGGTGTTCCACCGGGCGGCCGCGCATGCGCGGGATTATGGCTGGCGCGAATAG
- the ispH gene encoding 4-hydroxy-3-methylbut-2-enyl diphosphate reductase — translation MSDPLSKTFPDGSAKPPLEILLCAPRGFCAGVVRAIDVVERALAIYGPPVYVRHEIVHNKYVVESLKRKGAVFVRELDEVPDGNAPVIFSAHGVAKTVPANADNRGLVTIDATCPLVTKVHREAEIHHKRGRHVLLVGHSGHPEVVGTMGQLPKGSITLVEDLEQIAALEPDNRDNLAWVTQTTLSVDDTRHIVAALKQKFPTITGPHKDDICYATTNRQEAVKQVAPLVDAVIVVGSSNSSNSQRLREVAERVGCPITRLVLRAEEIDWPAFEGIRKLGLTAGASAPEVLVEEIIDAFAARYDVTVDTVSTVVEDMSFPLPRELRSEAAE, via the coding sequence ATGAGCGATCCTCTCTCGAAGACCTTTCCCGACGGTTCGGCCAAGCCGCCCCTGGAGATCCTGCTCTGCGCACCACGGGGCTTCTGCGCCGGCGTGGTGCGCGCCATCGACGTGGTGGAGCGGGCGCTGGCAATCTACGGACCCCCGGTCTACGTGCGCCACGAGATCGTCCACAACAAATACGTGGTCGAGAGCCTGAAGCGCAAAGGCGCAGTGTTCGTGCGTGAGCTCGACGAGGTGCCGGACGGCAACGCCCCGGTGATCTTCTCGGCCCACGGCGTCGCCAAGACGGTGCCGGCCAATGCCGACAATCGCGGGCTCGTCACCATCGACGCCACCTGCCCGCTGGTGACCAAGGTCCACCGCGAGGCCGAGATCCACCACAAACGCGGCCGCCACGTGCTGCTGGTCGGCCATTCCGGCCATCCGGAAGTGGTCGGCACCATGGGCCAGCTGCCCAAGGGCTCGATCACCCTGGTGGAGGATCTGGAGCAGATCGCGGCCCTCGAGCCCGACAACCGTGACAACCTCGCTTGGGTCACGCAGACGACCCTGTCGGTGGACGATACCCGCCACATCGTCGCCGCCCTGAAGCAGAAGTTCCCGACCATCACCGGGCCGCACAAGGACGACATCTGCTACGCCACCACCAACCGCCAGGAAGCGGTGAAGCAGGTGGCCCCGCTGGTGGACGCGGTGATCGTCGTCGGCTCCTCAAACTCCTCGAACTCGCAGCGCCTGCGCGAGGTCGCCGAGCGCGTCGGCTGCCCGATCACCCGCCTCGTGCTCCGCGCCGAGGAGATCGACTGGCCGGCCTTCGAGGGCATCCGCAAGCTCGGCCTCACCGCCGGCGCCTCGGCGCCCGAGGTGCTGGTGGAGGAGATCATCGACGCTTTCGCCGCCCGCTACGACGTCACCGTCGACACGGTCTCCACGGTGGTGGAGGACATGTCCTTCCCGCTGCCGCGCGAATTGCGCAGCGAAGCCGCCGAGTAG
- the pbpE gene encoding Penicillin-binding protein 4* has product MLSRLIACACILSMLVAAPAAAQERAPGAAIGGETEAFARKADALMESHARGGVFSGAVIVARDGIPLFRRAYGMADREWAIPNTPDTLFRIGSITKQFTAAAILKLAEAGALSLDDPAIRTLPELPPAWAAMTIRMLLNHSSGLPNVTALPGYATQLGRIERTPMETVGLLYGEDLLFPPGTGHEYSNTGYILLAGLIERITGQSFARYLNDAVLAPAGLASTRDADPGAILPRRAAGYRRVSGEWRHALPLAASAPSGAGMLASTLDDLVAWDKALFSGRILSEASRRAMVTDYGHGYGLGLYIGTAYGHRLWSHGGFISGFSAIKDSYPDLGLTIVVLGNSEIVPAQALSRQLAALYLGEPARTEISVGQTVLDRYVGFYRTGPRSVLGITRDGDRLTAQAVGQGSAESRITLVAESDRAFAAEDGAIRVAFDIEPDGRATGLMIHRDGIERGGPRIDRAIARRITARRFTRLQSGR; this is encoded by the coding sequence ATGCTCTCACGCCTCATTGCCTGCGCTTGCATCCTGTCAATGCTGGTCGCCGCCCCCGCCGCCGCTCAGGAGCGGGCTCCCGGCGCGGCCATCGGCGGCGAGACGGAGGCGTTCGCGCGCAAGGCCGACGCTCTGATGGAATCCCACGCCAGGGGCGGCGTCTTCTCGGGCGCCGTGATCGTGGCGCGGGACGGCATCCCCCTGTTCCGCCGTGCCTACGGCATGGCCGACCGCGAATGGGCGATCCCCAACACGCCGGACACCCTGTTCCGCATCGGCTCGATCACGAAGCAGTTCACCGCAGCGGCGATCCTGAAACTCGCCGAGGCCGGCGCCCTCTCCCTCGACGATCCCGCCATCCGCACCCTGCCCGAACTGCCGCCAGCCTGGGCTGCGATGACGATCCGGATGCTGCTCAACCACAGTTCCGGCCTGCCCAACGTCACCGCCCTGCCGGGCTACGCAACGCAACTCGGGCGTATCGAGCGCACGCCGATGGAGACGGTGGGGCTTCTCTACGGCGAAGACCTGCTGTTTCCGCCGGGGACCGGCCACGAATACAGCAATACCGGCTACATCCTCCTCGCCGGCCTGATCGAGCGGATCACCGGCCAGAGTTTCGCGCGCTACCTCAACGACGCGGTCCTGGCGCCGGCCGGATTGGCCTCGACCCGGGACGCCGATCCGGGCGCCATCCTCCCCCGGCGCGCCGCCGGCTACCGCCGCGTCTCGGGGGAATGGCGCCACGCCCTGCCCCTGGCCGCCAGCGCCCCGTCGGGTGCCGGCATGCTGGCCTCGACCCTCGACGACCTCGTCGCCTGGGACAAGGCACTGTTCTCCGGCCGTATCCTGTCGGAGGCGTCGCGCCGGGCCATGGTGACGGATTACGGCCACGGCTACGGCCTCGGTCTGTACATCGGCACCGCCTACGGGCACCGCCTGTGGTCCCATGGCGGCTTCATCAGCGGGTTCAGCGCGATCAAGGATTCCTACCCCGATCTCGGCCTCACCATCGTGGTGCTCGGCAATTCCGAGATCGTGCCGGCCCAGGCTCTCTCGCGCCAGCTCGCGGCGCTCTATCTCGGCGAGCCGGCGCGCACCGAGATCAGCGTCGGCCAGACCGTTCTCGACCGCTATGTCGGCTTCTACCGAACCGGACCGCGCTCGGTCCTCGGCATCACCCGCGACGGCGACCGCCTCACGGCACAGGCGGTCGGTCAGGGATCGGCTGAGTCCCGCATCACCCTCGTCGCCGAGAGCGACAGGGCCTTCGCGGCGGAGGACGGCGCGATCCGCGTGGCCTTCGACATCGAGCCTGACGGACGCGCCACGGGGCTGATGATCCACCGCGACGGCATCGAACGGGGCGGTCCCCGGATCGACCGGGCCATCGCCCGGCGGATCACCGCACGGCGCTTCACCCGGCTGCAGTCGGGACGGTGA
- the acoD gene encoding Acetaldehyde dehydrogenase 2: MNKPEFLSSGTKAPFSARYENFIGGQWVAPVAGRYFENTSPVTGRVICEVARSDAQDVEKALDAAHAAKEAWGRTSPGERALILNRIADRMEENLDLIALAETWDNGKPIRETTNADIPLAIDHFRYFAGCVRAQEGSISEIDHDTVAYHFHEPLGVVGQIIPWNFPILMAVWKLAPALAAGNCVVLKPAEQTPASILVVAELIADLLPPGTLNIVNGFGLECGKPLASSPRIAKIAFTGETTTGRLIMQYASQNLIPVTLELGGKSPNIFFADVANEDDDFFDKALEGFTMFALNQGEVCTCPSRALVHESIYDRFMERAIKRVEAITQGSPLDPTTMIGAQASGEQLEKILSYIDIGKQEGAKVLTGGERNTLEGDLAEGFYVKPTVFQGHNKMRIFQEEIFGPVLSVTTFKDDADALSIANDTLYGLGAGVWTRDGTRAYRFGRAIQAGRVWTNCYHAYPAHAAFGGYKQSGIGRENHKMMLDHYQQTKNMLVSYSAKKLGFF; encoded by the coding sequence ATGAACAAGCCCGAATTCCTGTCGTCAGGTACCAAGGCGCCGTTCTCGGCCCGTTACGAGAACTTCATCGGCGGCCAGTGGGTCGCCCCGGTCGCCGGCCGCTACTTCGAGAACACCTCCCCGGTCACGGGCCGCGTCATCTGCGAGGTCGCCCGTTCGGACGCGCAGGACGTGGAGAAGGCCCTCGATGCGGCCCATGCCGCCAAGGAGGCCTGGGGTCGTACCTCGCCGGGCGAGCGCGCCCTCATCCTCAACCGCATCGCCGACCGGATGGAGGAGAATCTCGACCTGATCGCGCTGGCCGAGACCTGGGACAACGGCAAGCCGATCCGCGAGACGACCAACGCCGACATCCCGCTGGCCATTGACCATTTCCGCTACTTCGCCGGCTGCGTCCGTGCGCAGGAAGGCTCGATCTCCGAGATCGACCACGACACCGTCGCCTACCATTTCCATGAGCCGCTCGGCGTCGTCGGCCAGATCATCCCGTGGAACTTCCCCATCCTGATGGCGGTGTGGAAGCTGGCGCCCGCGCTCGCCGCCGGCAATTGCGTGGTGCTCAAGCCCGCCGAGCAGACCCCGGCCTCGATCCTCGTGGTCGCCGAGCTCATCGCCGACCTGCTGCCGCCCGGCACCCTCAACATCGTCAACGGCTTCGGCCTGGAATGCGGCAAGCCGCTCGCCTCCTCGCCCCGCATCGCCAAGATCGCCTTCACCGGCGAGACGACGACGGGCCGCCTGATCATGCAATACGCCTCGCAGAACCTCATTCCGGTGACGCTGGAGCTCGGCGGCAAGTCGCCGAACATCTTCTTCGCCGACGTGGCCAACGAGGATGACGACTTCTTCGACAAGGCCCTCGAAGGCTTCACCATGTTCGCCCTCAACCAGGGCGAGGTCTGCACCTGCCCGAGCCGCGCCCTGGTGCACGAATCGATCTACGACCGCTTCATGGAGCGGGCGATCAAGCGCGTCGAGGCGATCACTCAGGGCTCGCCCCTCGACCCGACCACGATGATCGGCGCCCAGGCGTCGGGCGAGCAGCTCGAGAAGATCCTGAGCTACATCGACATCGGTAAGCAGGAAGGCGCCAAAGTGCTCACCGGCGGCGAGCGCAACACCCTCGAAGGCGATCTGGCGGAAGGCTTCTACGTGAAGCCCACCGTGTTCCAGGGCCACAACAAGATGCGCATCTTCCAGGAGGAGATCTTCGGCCCCGTCCTCTCGGTGACGACCTTCAAGGACGATGCCGACGCGCTCTCCATCGCCAACGACACGCTCTACGGCCTCGGCGCCGGTGTCTGGACCCGCGACGGAACCCGCGCCTACCGCTTCGGCCGCGCGATCCAGGCCGGCCGCGTCTGGACCAACTGCTACCATGCCTACCCGGCCCATGCGGCCTTCGGCGGCTACAAGCAGTCCGGCATCGGCCGTGAGAACCACAAGATGATGCTCGACCATTACCAGCAGACCAAGAACATGCTGGTCAGCTACTCGGCCAAGAAGCTCGGCTTCTTCTAA
- the kefC_3 gene encoding Glutathione-regulated potassium-efflux system protein KefC produces the protein MATRLRHRPRATPLLTDRIDMASASTHVSFLPPVLTFLSAAVIGVPIFRLIGQSAVLGYLVAGVVIGPFGFSLIAEPETAASVAELGVVLLLFIVGLELEISRLISMRRDIFGLGAAQLLLCTIVLAGAGALFGLTPAASLVIGVALALSATAVALQLLEERGDLGTPYGGRAFAVLLFQDISVVAILALMPLLASTGSGGNDAWLGQALQSTATVGGALLAVVLVGRYGLNPFFSLLAASGAREVMTAAALLVVLGTAMLMEHVGLSMPMGAFLAGVLLAESNFRHQLEADIEPFRGMLLGLFFMSVGMSIDGGLLKSAWPALLGATAAAILIKVGLVAGLFRLFGSPWLDAVRGAAILAPAGEFAFVLLPAGAELGLIDQPSTRFAVALAALTMLVGPVAAKALDGYLSRHRPEAAEHAPDLIESTEARVLVVGFGRFGQILTQVLLAEGISVTVIDKDVEQIRSASRFGFRIYYGDGTRLDVLRAAGVGRAELLCICVDDPQAALKIVDIVHEEFTAVRTYVRAYDRMHSVELMNRDVDYQLRETVESAIAFGRATLEGLGIPAEAAAATAQDVRKRDIARLVLQQAGALPEESRYMGGSPEIKPEPLTVPKRPSRALSTETRDIIGMERREAATRTLQPQDTPSDA, from the coding sequence ATGGCGACGCGTCTGCGGCATCGGCCGCGGGCGACCCCACTCCTCACAGACCGGATCGACATGGCGAGCGCCTCCACCCATGTGAGCTTCCTGCCGCCGGTGCTGACCTTCCTGTCGGCGGCGGTGATCGGCGTGCCGATCTTCCGCCTCATCGGGCAGAGCGCGGTGCTCGGATATCTCGTCGCGGGCGTCGTCATCGGCCCCTTCGGTTTCTCGCTCATCGCCGAGCCGGAGACCGCCGCGAGCGTCGCGGAGCTCGGCGTCGTCCTGCTTCTCTTCATCGTCGGCCTCGAACTCGAGATTTCGCGGCTGATCTCGATGCGGCGCGACATTTTCGGGCTCGGTGCGGCGCAGCTGCTGCTCTGCACCATTGTGCTTGCCGGCGCAGGCGCCCTGTTCGGGCTCACGCCGGCCGCGAGCCTCGTCATCGGCGTCGCCCTCGCCCTGTCGGCCACGGCGGTGGCGCTGCAGCTCCTCGAGGAGCGCGGAGACCTCGGCACGCCCTATGGCGGCCGCGCTTTCGCGGTGCTCCTGTTCCAAGACATCTCCGTCGTGGCGATCCTCGCCCTGATGCCGCTCCTGGCGTCCACGGGAAGCGGCGGCAACGATGCGTGGCTCGGCCAGGCCCTGCAATCCACCGCCACGGTGGGGGGCGCTCTCCTCGCCGTGGTGCTGGTGGGCCGCTACGGCCTCAACCCGTTCTTCAGCCTGCTCGCGGCCAGCGGCGCGCGCGAGGTGATGACGGCGGCGGCCCTCCTCGTGGTGCTCGGCACTGCGATGCTGATGGAGCATGTCGGCCTGTCGATGCCCATGGGCGCCTTCCTCGCCGGCGTGCTGCTCGCCGAATCGAACTTCCGGCACCAGCTCGAGGCCGACATCGAGCCGTTCCGCGGCATGCTGCTGGGCCTGTTCTTCATGAGCGTGGGCATGTCCATCGACGGCGGCCTGCTGAAGAGCGCGTGGCCTGCCCTGCTCGGGGCGACGGCGGCGGCGATCCTCATCAAGGTCGGGCTGGTGGCTGGCCTATTCCGCCTGTTCGGCTCGCCCTGGCTCGATGCGGTGCGCGGGGCCGCGATCCTCGCGCCGGCCGGCGAGTTCGCTTTCGTGCTGCTGCCCGCTGGCGCCGAACTCGGCCTGATCGACCAGCCCTCCACGCGCTTCGCGGTGGCGCTGGCCGCCCTCACCATGCTGGTCGGCCCCGTCGCCGCCAAGGCCCTCGACGGCTACCTGTCCCGGCACCGGCCGGAGGCGGCCGAGCACGCCCCCGACCTGATCGAGAGCACCGAGGCCCGTGTCCTCGTCGTCGGCTTCGGCCGCTTCGGCCAGATCCTGACCCAGGTGCTGCTCGCCGAGGGGATCAGCGTCACGGTGATCGACAAGGACGTGGAGCAGATCCGCTCCGCCTCGCGCTTCGGGTTCCGCATCTATTACGGCGACGGCACCCGCCTCGACGTGCTGCGCGCCGCCGGAGTGGGCCGGGCGGAGCTCCTCTGCATCTGCGTCGACGACCCGCAGGCCGCGTTGAAGATCGTCGACATCGTCCACGAGGAATTCACGGCGGTGCGCACCTATGTCCGCGCCTACGACCGCATGCACTCGGTGGAACTGATGAACCGGGACGTGGATTACCAGCTGCGCGAGACGGTGGAATCGGCCATCGCCTTCGGCCGCGCCACCCTGGAAGGGCTCGGCATCCCGGCCGAGGCCGCCGCCGCCACGGCCCAGGACGTGCGCAAGCGCGACATCGCTCGTCTCGTCCTGCAGCAGGCGGGCGCCCTTCCGGAGGAATCGCGCTACATGGGCGGCAGCCCCGAGATCAAGCCGGAGCCGCTCACCGTGCCCAAGCGCCCCTCGCGGGCGCTGAGCACCGAGACGCGGGACATCATCGGTATGGAGCGGCGCGAGGCGGCGACCCGCACGCTGCAACCCCAGGACACCCCGTCGGATGCCTGA